The window TGTATGCGCACCACCGGCGACCCTCAACCCGACAAATCGGGCAGCTATCCGCGAGTCGGAATGACTCGACCACCCTGAGTCAGGATTCCACCCACCTGAGTCACGAGCAAGGAGCATGTACGCGTGTCCGCACCCCTGTCCCCCGACACCATCAGCATGATCGACACCGCGGTCGCCGAGACCCAGTCGTACGGCCGGGCGCCCTCCGTCGTCCTCGGCGTGCTCCTGGACCGGCGGCTGGTACACGTCGCGTCCGCCGGGGACCACCCGTCACCCCACCCCGACCTGCAGTACCGGATCGGCTCGATCACCAAGACCTTCACCGCCACCCTGGTGCTGCGGCTACGCGACGCCGGCCGGCTCGACCTCGACGACCGGCTCCGCGACCACCTGCCCGACGCCCCGTTCGAGCGGATCACCCTGCGCCAGCTCCTCGGCCACGCCGCCGGTCTGCAACGCGAACCGGACGGCGACGCCTGGTGGGAACGCAGCACCGGCACCGACGTCGGCACCCTGCTGGCCGGACTCGGACCGGACAAGGTCGCCTTCCCGCCGCACCGCACGTACCACTACTCGAACCTGGCGTACGGGCTGCTCGGCGCCGCCCTGCAGCGGATCACCGGCACGCCGTGGGCCGAACTGGTCGCCACCGACCTGCTCGACCCGCTCGGCATGACCCGCACCACCTACCACCCCACCGCCCCGTACGCCGCCGGCTACGTGGTGCACCCGTGGCACGGCACGCTGCGCGACGAGCCGCGTACCGACACCCGGGCGATGGCCCCCGCCGGCCAGCTCTGGTCCACCGTCACCGACCTGAGCCGATGGGCGGCGTTCCTCGCCGACCCGGACCCGGCGGTGCTGGACCCCGACACGATGGCGGAGATGTGCCTGCCGGTGGCGATCAACGACCCGCAGCGGTGGACCGGCGGCCACGGGCTCGGCCCCGAGCTGTACCGGGTCGGGGAGCGGGTCTTCGCCGGCCACGGCGGCTCCATGCCCGGCTACGTCGCGCTGCTCGCCGTGCACCGCGACACCGGCAGCGCCGTGGTGGCCTTCGCCAACTCGTACGGCTTCGCCCGGGGCACCATCCGCGAGCTGGGGTTACGGGTGCTGGCCGGGGTGCTCGACCGGGAACCGGCCGCGCCGCGTCCGTGGCGGCCGGGCACCCTGCCGCCGCCGGAGATCGACGCGATCTGCGGCCGGTGGTGGTGGATGGGACGGGAGATGCAGGTCTCCTGGGACGCCGACGCCGCCGAACTGGTCCTCACCCTGCTCGGGCCGGTACAGCCGGTGACGTCGCGGTTCGCCGCGGCGGGCGCGGACCGCTGGCAGGGCCGCAGCGGCGCCCAGCAGGGCGAGTTCCTCACCGTACGGCGTGGACCGACCGGCACCCCGACGGCGCTGGACCTGGCCACCTTCGTCCTCACCCGCGACCCGGACGACCTCGGCTGACCGGCCGCCAGCGCACCCCACTGCGGCGGCACGGTCGGCTCACTGCGACGGTGCGGTCAGCTCACTGCGGCGGCACGGTGACGAAGTCGATCAGCCGCTCCATCGCGTTGATCAGCGGCGTCTCCACGTCCTGGTAGCTGTGCACACTGGACAGGATCCGGCGCCACAGCTGCGCCGGATCGGCCACGCCGACCGCCGCGCAGACGCCTTCCTTCCACGGCTGTCCGGGCGGGATCCGGGGCCACTGCCGCAACCCGATCCGGTCCGGTCTGACCGCCTGCCACACGTCCACGTACGGATGCCCGGTGACCAGCACGTACGGCGAGGTGACCGTGGCGACGACCCGACTCTCCTTGGACCCGGGGACCAGGTGGTCGACCAGCACGCCGAGCCGGCGCTGCGGGCCGGGCGCGAAACCGGCCACCGCGGCGGCCAGCCCGTCGATGCCGTCCAACGGTTCGACGACGACGCCCTCGACGCGCAGGTCGTCGCCCCAGATCCGCTCGATGAGCGCGGCGTCGTGCACCCCCTCCACCCAGATCCGGCTGGCCTGGGCGACCCGGGCCGGCCGCTGGCCGACCGCGACCGACCCGGAGGCGGTGCGCTGCCGCTGCAGGGGCGCCGTCGGTGCCCGGGGCGGCCGGCGCAGCGTCACCGGCTGGCCGTCGAGCAGGAAACCGGCCGGAACCAGCGGGAAGTGCCGCCGGCGGCCGTGCCGGTCCTCCAGGGTGACCGCGCCGGACTCGAAGCCGACGACCGCGCCGCAGAAACCGGAGTCGGCGTCCTCCACCACCAGGTCCGGCTCGGCGTCGACCTCCGGCACCACCCGACGGCGGCGCCAGTTGCCCGCCAACACGTCGTCGCCGTACCGCCGGTCACCGCCCACGTCGGGCAGGCTAGCCGCACCGGCCGGCGGTGGCCCGCCGACGCGCCGACCGGACACCCCCGACGGTGACCTGCCGCCCGGTGTCGAGACAACCGGCAGCGCGGCACGTACCCTAGCGTGCATGTCCCCCGCAGCAGGCGCGGCGACCCTCGCGACGCGCCGCTCCAGCCGGTTCGTGGCCTGGGTGCGCGCGTGGCGCGCCGGCCTGGTGCCGTACGACGAGATAGCCGACGAGATAGCCGGCGACGAGGAGCATCTGGTCGCCGACGCACCCGGTGCCTGGACCGACCTGCCGTTGCGCGACGCGCTGTCCTGCTTCGCGAAGTTGCCGCCGGACGAGATCCGGCTGGCGTTGCCGGCCCCCGGCGACCCGCGTGGCCTGCCCGGTCCGGGTGAGTTCACCGGTGCCGCGCTGCTGGCCGGCGAGGCGGTGGTGGCGCGCGGGCTGGGCGTCATCCCCGAGGTGCGCTCGCACACGTCCGGGTCCGGGGTCACCTTCGAGACGGTGCTGTGGCGGATCTACCCGCTGCCGCAGGAGCTGCCCGCCGCCGGGCACGCCGGGCCGAGCGCCGCCGAGGCCGAGGCCGAGTTGTCCACCGCGCTGGCCGAGACGACCACGGCGCTGACCCGGCTGGACGTCGCTCACTGGCGGCCGGAGCTGGCCGGGGCGTTGGCCGCGCTGCGCCGCCCGGACGGCGGGATGGACCTGCCGCCCGGTTTCGACCCGCGGGCCCGCCGGCTGTTCGCCCGGGCCAGTGTGCTGGACCAGGTGCTGGCGCTCGCCGAGCACGTCGCCCCCGGCGGTGCCGTCAACGGCTACGAGGCCCAGCAGCGCGACGCCGCGCTGCGGCCGCTCACCACCGCCTGCCGCCGGGCGCTGGTCGCCGCCTGCAACGCCCCGCTGCGGCCCTGACTCCCGATCGCGGCCCTCATGGCACCGGCGTGGCGGTGGCGTCAGATCTCGTCGATCAGGTCGGCCACCGACGGGACGATCCGCGACGGCCGGTACGGGTAGCGGTCGATGTCGGTGCGGCTGCTGATCCCGGTGAGCACCAGGATCGTCTGCAGCCCCGCCTCCAGCCCGCAGAGCACGTCGGTGTCCATCCGGTCACCGATCATCGCGGTACTCTCCGAGTGCGCGTCGATCGTGTTCAACGCCGACCGCATCATCATCGGGTTCGGCTTGCCGACGAAGTACGGCTCCACCCCGGTCGCCTTCGAGATCATCGCCGCGACCGAACCCGCCGCCGGCAGCGCGCCCTCGGTCGACGGCCCGGTCGGGTCCGGGTTGGTGCAGATGAACCGGGCGCCGCCGTTGATCAGCCGGACGGCCTTGGTGATCGCCTCGAAGCTGTAGGTGCGGGTCTCCCCCAGCACCACGTAGTCCGGGGCGTAGTCGGACAGGATGTAGCCGACCGCGTGCATCGCCGTGGTCAGCCCGGCCTCACCGATGACGTACGCGGTGCCACCCGGCCGCTGGTCGGCGAGAAACTGCGCGGTGGCCAGCGCCGCCGTCCAGATCGCCTGCTCCGGCACGTCGAAACCCATCCGGGTGAGCCGGGCCTGCAGGTCGCGGGGGGTGTAGATGGAGTTGTTGGTCAACACCAGGAACGGTTTGCCGGAGGAGCGCAGCCGGTTGATGAACTCCGGCGCCCCGGGGACCGGTTGGCCCTCGTGCACCAGCACACCGTCCATGTCGGTCAGCCAACTCTCGACGGGCTTACGGTCGGTCACGAGGATCTCCGGGGGGTGGAAGAGGCAATGCAGCAGTTCACCGGGCAGGTGTCCCAGACCGGCAGCGTACCGAGCCGCGCCCGGGTGAGGGCGCCGTCCGGGCGCAGCCGCTCCGACACCAGGTCCCGGACCATCGACACGAAGGCCGAGTGGGTGCCGGGGCTGGCCGCCCGGGTGTACGCCAGACCGAGCTCCTTGGCGGTCGCCGCCGCCTCGGTGTCCA is drawn from Micromonospora sp. Llam0 and contains these coding sequences:
- a CDS encoding serine hydrolase; amino-acid sequence: MIDTAVAETQSYGRAPSVVLGVLLDRRLVHVASAGDHPSPHPDLQYRIGSITKTFTATLVLRLRDAGRLDLDDRLRDHLPDAPFERITLRQLLGHAAGLQREPDGDAWWERSTGTDVGTLLAGLGPDKVAFPPHRTYHYSNLAYGLLGAALQRITGTPWAELVATDLLDPLGMTRTTYHPTAPYAAGYVVHPWHGTLRDEPRTDTRAMAPAGQLWSTVTDLSRWAAFLADPDPAVLDPDTMAEMCLPVAINDPQRWTGGHGLGPELYRVGERVFAGHGGSMPGYVALLAVHRDTGSAVVAFANSYGFARGTIRELGLRVLAGVLDREPAAPRPWRPGTLPPPEIDAICGRWWWMGREMQVSWDADAAELVLTLLGPVQPVTSRFAAAGADRWQGRSGAQQGEFLTVRRGPTGTPTALDLATFVLTRDPDDLG
- a CDS encoding DUF3097 domain-containing protein, with the translated sequence MGGDRRYGDDVLAGNWRRRRVVPEVDAEPDLVVEDADSGFCGAVVGFESGAVTLEDRHGRRRHFPLVPAGFLLDGQPVTLRRPPRAPTAPLQRQRTASGSVAVGQRPARVAQASRIWVEGVHDAALIERIWGDDLRVEGVVVEPLDGIDGLAAAVAGFAPGPQRRLGVLVDHLVPGSKESRVVATVTSPYVLVTGHPYVDVWQAVRPDRIGLRQWPRIPPGQPWKEGVCAAVGVADPAQLWRRILSSVHSYQDVETPLINAMERLIDFVTVPPQ
- a CDS encoding HAD-IIA family hydrolase — protein: MGHLPGELLHCLFHPPEILVTDRKPVESWLTDMDGVLVHEGQPVPGAPEFINRLRSSGKPFLVLTNNSIYTPRDLQARLTRMGFDVPEQAIWTAALATAQFLADQRPGGTAYVIGEAGLTTAMHAVGYILSDYAPDYVVLGETRTYSFEAITKAVRLINGGARFICTNPDPTGPSTEGALPAAGSVAAMISKATGVEPYFVGKPNPMMMRSALNTIDAHSESTAMIGDRMDTDVLCGLEAGLQTILVLTGISSRTDIDRYPYRPSRIVPSVADLIDEI